One stretch of Miscanthus floridulus cultivar M001 chromosome 18, ASM1932011v1, whole genome shotgun sequence DNA includes these proteins:
- the LOC136521174 gene encoding peroxidase 1-like codes for MAFKSCLVPLLLPMALLLLAFGSSPAAAQLEVGYYSKTCPSVEAIVRNETEKILAAAPSLAGPLLRLHFHDCFVRGCDASVLLDSTGGNTAEKDAKPNQSLRGFGSVERVKAKLEAACPNTVSCADVLALMARDAVVLAKGPSWPVALGRRDGRVSSATEADDHLPPEFGDVPLLTKIFAAIGLDVKDLAVLSGGHTLGTAHCGSYAGRLYNFSSAYSADPSLDSEYAERLRTRCKSVDDMATLSEMDPGSYKTFDTSYYRHVAKRRGLFQSDASLLADATTREYVQRIATGKFDNVFFQDFGESIIKMGNVGVLTGAQGEIRKKCYIVN; via the exons ATGGCATTCAAGTCTTGTCTAGTACCGCTGCTGCTCCCCATGGCCCTGCTTCTTCTCGCTTTTGGCAGCTCGCCCGCGGCGGCTCAGCTGGAGGTCGGCTACTACAGCAAGACATGCCCGAGCGTAGAGGCCATCGTCCGCAACGAGACGGAGAAGATCCTCGCCGCTGCGCCCAGCCTCGCCGGTCCACTTCTCAGGCTCCATTTCCACGACTGCTTTGTCAGG GGTTGCGACGCCTCAGTCCTGCTCGACTCCACCGGGGGCAACACGGCCGAGAAGGACGCCAAGCCGAACCAGAGCCTCCGGGGCTTCGGTTCCGTGGAGAGGGTGAAGGCCAAGCTCGAAGCCGCCTGCCCCAACACGGTCTCCTGCGCGGACGTCCTCGCCCTCATGGCCCGCGACGCCGTCGTGCTCGCCAAGGGCCCTTCCTGGCCGGTTGCCCTCGGCAGGCGAGACGGCAGGGTGTCGAGCGCCACGGAAGCGGACGACCACTTGCCTCCTGAATTTGGGGACGTCCCGCTGCTCACCAAGATCTTCGCGGCCATTGGCCTCGACGTCAAGGACCTCGCCGTCCTCTCCGGCGGCCACACCCTCGGCACGGCGCACTGTGGGTCTTACGCCGGCCGGCTCTACAACTTCAGCAGCGCCTACAGCGCAGACCCATCCCTCGACAGCGAGTACGCCGAAAGGCTGAGGACGCGCTGCAAGAGCGTCGACGACATGGCCACGCTTTCCGAGATGGACCCCGGCAGCTACAAGACCTTCGATACCAGCTACTACCGCCACGTCGCCAAGAGGAGGGGGCTCTTCCAGTCCGACGCCTCCCTCCTTGCAGACGCCACCACTAGGGAGTACGTCCAGCGCATCGCCACCGGCAAGTTTGACAACGTGTTCTTCCAGGACTTCGGCGAGTCCATAATCAAGATGGGAAATGTTGGCGTGCTCACCGGTGCTCAGGGGGAGATCAGAAAGAAGTGCTACATCGTCAACTAA